Genomic window (Bacillus pumilus):
TTTAAAAGAAGTATTAAGAGAATTTGATCCATCTTCGTAGAAAAAATCGTTTTGATGGGCAAAAGTACTCTATTTAAACTTGGTAAAAAAGATAGAAATATGCGAATTGAACATAAAATATGTAATAACTTACAATTTGCCTTGAAAACATAAATTATGTAAAATAATAGTTATCAGTTTGATATGATAGAATGGGGCTGAAGTGGATGGCACACAAAATACCATCTTCCGAAGTAGGTGTAAAGATCAATCAATGGTACACGCATATTTGCAAATTTGAAGTCGAACAAGCAAACGACATGAAGCGCCTTGTTGAAGAAGAAATTCATGAGATGGAAGAGGATCAAGATTTACTTCTATATTATTCGCTCATGGATTTTCGCCATCAGATGATGCTTCAGCACTTAACGCCAGTCCATGCTGGGAGTGAAACACTTCAAGCGGTGTCTTTTCCTAAAGAAATGGAAGATGGAGAAGATGAGATGACAGGCTTACTCGGCTATTACTTTCATTTTTTTCATGGAATGTATGCGTTTATCCAGCGTAGGTATATCGAGGCCATTTCATACTACAAGCATGCGGAACATCAACTGATCTTAGTGACAGATGAGATTGAAAAAGCAGAATTTTACTATAAAATCGCTGAAGTATACTATCATATGAAACAAACGTATTTCTCTATGCATTATGCTAAAAAGGCGAGAGACATTTATAAAAAACATCAGCTTTATGGAAAAAGAAGCATTCAATGTGATTTTGTCATGGCAGGTAATTTGATTGATGTGAATCAACACCAAAAGGCGCTTCCTTACTTAGAAAAAGCGTTAAAGGTCTGTGAAGCGATGGAACGACAAGAATGCACATCTTATTTTAAAGCGATGGCTCTTAATAACTTAGGGACTTGTCATTATAGTATGGGAACGTACCATACAGCGACTGTCTTTTTTGAACAAGCTATTTCCCTTTATCAGAAAGATCAAGCATCTACGATGATCAATTCGTTGTTTTCACTTGCCCTTACTTGCTTTAAACTCGGGGATATCCAGCGAGCAGGTGAGGCTATACGTGAAGGAATCAACGAAGCTTGTTTATTGGGAGATGAACTTTATCAGTTGAAATTCCAATTTTTGCAGGCGCTCTATATAGAAAAAGACAACTGCGAGCAATTAAGGTCAGCTCTGTTTGGTCTGCGAAGCAAAAAAATGTTTGCTGATTTAGAGGAATTAGCACTTGATGCGGCTAATTATTATAAGGAACGCGACATGTACAAGGAATCCTCCACTTTTTTTGAGATTGTGATTGAAGCGCGTAAGCACATTCAAAAAGGAGATGAGATGTATGAGAACGAAGCATAACATGTCAGCTGCTCAAGTAGAAGAAAGACTTCACACATAACAACAGACAAACAACACCCTTTACGAATGGGACTGACCCCATAAAATGAGACAAATAAAAAACACCTTCAAGTTTCAAAACGGATCGTTGTGATCCGAAATAAAACATGGAGGTGTTTTTTCTATGGGGACAAGAGTGAGTTATCCGGTTGAAGTCAAACAGAAGGCTGTAGAAATGAGATTGGCAGGCGTACCTATGAAAGAAATCTTGCAGGAATTGAATATCAAGAATAAGACGCAGGTTCAGACCTGGATGAGGTGGCATAAGGCTGGGGATACACACCGGTTCGAACAGCCTGTTGGAAAACAATATACCTATGGAAAGGGTCCCGAGTACTCTTCCGAATTAGAGAGACTGCAGGCGGAAAATCGTTATCTGAGCCAACAGAATGAAATTTTAAAAAAGTACAACGAATTGGAAAGGAAGTTGATAAGGAAACGTCAATCAAACTGGTAGAAGAATTTCGCAAAACGATGACGGTACAGGACGTTTGTGTCCATTTAGGCATCTTACGCACTTCGTATTATAGATGGAAAAAGGAGCTGAATCAGAATCAATCTAAAAGACAACTAGAGAAACAGGTCGGCACGTTGTGCCGAAAGCACAAGTATCGATATGGATATCGAAAAATCACAGCCATACTAAAAATGAGAATGCGTATTAACCATAAAACTGTTCAACGTATCATGCAGAAAAACCAGTGGCAATGCCGTGTTAAAATGAAAAAGCGTAAGAAGAATGGGCAGCCCTATGCCGTGGCCGGAAACATACTGGATCGGAACTTTCAGTCTGATCGCCCTCTTGAAAAACTAGTAACGGACATCACGTATTTGCCTTATGGACAGAAACCATTGTACCTTTCCAGTATATTGGATTTGTATAATGGAGAAGTGATTGCTTTTAATATTGGTGATAAGCAGGATACAGACTTTATCTTAAACACACTTGATCAGCTACCAGCATTGCCTAAGAACTGCGTGTTACATAGCGATCAAGGTTCTGTGTATACATCTTACGAGTATCAGAAAGCTGTTCATATAAAAGGCATTACCATGAGTATGTCCCGTAAAGGGACACCCGCTGATAATGCCTCCATCGAATCGTTTCATTCCTCACTAAAGTCTGAAACGTTCTATCTTAACAGGATTGATCGAACTACGACCACCATCGTAGAACGCACTGTCAAAGAATACATTTATTATTATAACAACATTCGTATTCAAACGAAACTAAACAACCAATCACCGATAAACTATCGGCAATTGGCTGTATAAAGGTGTTTTGATCCCTGTCTCAAAAACGGGGGTCAGTCCCAATCAACGTAAAGGGCTTTTTTTATTTATTCCTTGATGGCTTTTTTAGCGTCAATGGCACCTGCTCCATAAATCATCGGGTCATCCCCAGACCACTTGCCCGTATTTTCTTTTAACAAGGTTTTGACTTCATCAGGCGTTAAATGTGGTGAATGCTCTAATAAAAGAGCACAAATTCCAGCACAAATCGGCGTTGCCATAGATGTGCCAGATAGTGTTGTGTAATCGTCATCTACTCTGCTTGATTTATCGAGTTTATCTAGAAAGGACCTTGGTGATCTAAGAGAGACGATGTTTACTCCTGGAGCGAGAATATCAGGCTTTGTTTCCCCATAAACAGTGGGACCTCTGCTCGAAAATGGTGCGACGATATCATCGTTTGATTCTGGTGTATTCCGGTCATCGAAGGCGCCAACTGTAATGACTTTTTGGCTAACAGCAGGGCTTGCAATCGTTTGGCTGTTAGGACCAGAGTTTCCGGCAGCGACGCAGACAACAATGCCTTGGTCCCAAGCAGCATTGACAGCACGCACCATCGGATCGTCTTGTTCGTTATCATAACGCTGGGCATTTCCACCTAATGACATACTTATAATATGAATCGGATCATCAGGGTGATCTTCATTGAACTGGATGCACCATTCAACACCTTCTATAATAGTAGAAAGCGATCCAGCCCCTTGTTTATTTAACACTTTCACGCCAATTAAATTCGCTTTTGGGGCAGGTCCTTTGTAAAAGCCGTCTGAAGCGGCACCGTCTCCAGCTACATCTCCAGCGCAGTGAGTACCGTGCCCGTTATCGTCATAAGGCTTCGTTTTTTGCTTGACTAAATCCACAAAATCTCGAATTCTCCCATCTACATCTTCATGCGGATAAATACCGGTGTCAATGACAGCGACTGTAATGCCTTCTCCTGTCAAAGTTGTACCGTTTCGAATGACTTCATCAGCATGACTTGCCTGTGTGGCCACATCCAGAAGCGCATGAACTTGCCGGTCCAAATAGATTTTGCGAATATGCTCCCCATTCGCTAACAGCTCCTCTAAAGCAGCCGGCGTTAGTTCCGCAGCACAGCAGTCGATATGTGAAAAATGCTGTTTGATATTTGTTTTTCTGCTTTTTTTCATTAATTGTTTTGTGCTTTGAATACCTGCTTCGACCACCCCTTCCTTATATTCAATGATCACACGAAGCTTCTTTCTCTTCTTTAGTCTTCCTTCGAAAAAACGGTGAAGAAAGCAAGGCGTCCATTTAAAAGGTTTATAAAGGTGAAGGACGGTCTCTCTTAAAGGCTGATCCAGTTTACTAGCATGTGTTCTAACCATTTGCACCATAGAAAATCCAAACATGTGATGCCCTCCATTCTAGCTATCCATTCTCGTACACTCTTACGTTATGAGAATGAGAGCTACTTGGTTCGGATTCTTGTCCCTCCTTTTTTTCATATTGGCGGCTGACTTATTTCTCTTTAAAAAAGAAAAGCGCTTACATTTTGTAAAATAATAGAAAAAGGTGAAAAACATGTAGAATCTGCCGATGATAGGTGGGAGAGTTCTTCAGAGAGAACTAGTGGAACAATAGATTTTGCAGAAAAAAGGGGGGTTTAGACAGGGTCAATGCTCATACAAATGTGATTTGTCACAGAGGGAAAAAATCAAATCCACATAAAAACAAGCCGAATTAAAGAAAACAGACTGGGTAGAACTAGGTCATTTTAAACATAACTTCATTTGTCTGTCATACTATTCTAACTCTGTATTCAAAGAGGAGAGGCGTTTCTGTGTATATAAATGCAATTATCTTATTTTTGAGGAATCTCATGATCCAGAGTGTTATGATCAAATTTGAAGAGAAAATGTGGAAAAAATGAAAAGAAATGATGATTCAGTATTAATCATAGAAACGGCTTAGAAATCTGTTAAAGGAGAACGGGAATGAAGAAGTTTTTTGCTTTGCTTCTCCTGCTTGCACTCGGATGGGGCGTCTATTATACGATGCAAGCACAGGAACATGATGAGCCAGTGTCATCAGGTGGAGAAGACGAAAGCGGTTCAAATGATATGTATCGCAATTTTAAAGAACTGGAAGAGAATGAATCAACAGATCATTATCACATTACATCCAATCCAGTGCCCGGCAGCCGTCTTCTAGTGATGTCGCCTCATGGTGGGAGAATCGAAGGCGGCGTTAGTGAGATTGTCCATTTTTTTGATAACGATTTTTCTACGTACTTATTTGAAGGCTTGAGAGAGAATGCATCAGAGCTTCATATTACAAGTACAAACTTTGATGAACCTATCGGAGTCGCGCAGGCAAAAGCACATGATTATGTATTAGCTGTTCACGGTTATAAAGGGGAGCCGGGAATTGATCACACCCTTGTTGGCGGAACAGACTACGACCGTGCTGAAAAAATTGTGAACTCATTAGAGCGCAACGGTTTTTCTGCTGAACTTGCAGTTGCACACGCAACCCTAAGCGGAACGAGCAATCATAATATTAATAATCTTACAAAAACAGGGCAAAGTGTACAGCTTGAGATTAGTAGAAGTCAACGTGAAGCGTTATTTGACAGTTTCGATTTTCGGCAGCGGTCAAGTACAAAAAACGAGACGTTCTATCGGTATGTCAGGGCGATTCGAACAGTGCTGGATGAAGAATACACGTAAGGAGTGTGCACATCTTAAGACAGCGAGGCGAATTCTTGTTACACTATAAAAAGTGATAACAAAAGGAGAGACAGATATGGCACGTCATCATTTTCATCTTCAGGCAAGCTGGCCTGGTCTGCGTAACGATGTAGGTACAATCGCATGTGAACAGTTAAAAACGAAGATTTCAATTCCAAAAGAAATGGACGGCCCCGGCATTGGAACAAATCCAGATGAGATGCTTTTAGGTGCAGCAGCTACGTGTTATATAATTACACTTGCCGCTATGATGGAGCGGAGCCAATTAGAGAAAGAGGATCTCATCATGAGTTCTGAGGCTGTCGTCGATGTGACAAATGGTGTGTTCACATATGAAAAAATCATCCACCGGCCTATCATCACCCTTAAAGCATCCGCTTCTGCACAAGATATTGAGCTGGCCCGTAAACTTGCGCATAAAGCCGAAAGCTCATGTATGATCTCAAGAGCTGTTCAGGGAAATGTGAACATTTCCTTAGAAGAAACCATTCAAGTTAGCGGGTAAAATAAAAAAGTCATTTTCTCTTATTTAATGGAGAAAATGACTTTTTTTATGGCGTCCATTCAGTTTGATCGATCTTATCCTTGGTCTCTTGTTTTTTGGACAAGTTCAAGACAATCACGCCACATATCACAAGTGCAAGGCCGATGAACCCTTTTATATGAATGGTTTCGTTAAACAGGACAAGTCCAACAAGGGCCGTAAGTGCAGTTCCAACGCCGGACCAAGTCGCATAAGCAGATGACAATTCAATGGTTTTAAGTGCCAAACTGAGAAAGGTAAAGGCGCAGCCAAATCCGATCAACACTCCAATACTTGGCAGGAGCTGCGAAAAACCTTGTGAAAGCTTCAGCATCGTACTGCCAAACACCTCCGTTAAAATGGCTCCTGTTAAATAAAGCATTCCTTTCATGATCTTCCACATCCTTTATGACAGATTTAAAAGTACGACACCTGAGACAAGCATCGCCATCCCAATGACTGCTCTTTGGTTCAAGGTTTCTTTGAAAAAGAGCACGCCAAAAATAGCCGTGAGGACGGTACCAACCCCAGACCATGTTGCGTAGGACATGCTAAGTGGAATAATGTTCAGTGTCAATGACAGCATATAAAATGCAAGTGTATAGCCAGCAACAACGATAGCGCTAGGCTTAAAGCGTGTAAAGCCATTCGATAGCTTTAACATCACAGCGCCTATGGCTTCTGAAAAAATAGCAACAGCCAAAAAAAGATATCCGAGGATCATGATGATCCCTCCTCTATTAGGTGTAAAATCCGTCGAAGTAAAAGGGTTTTTTCCTCTCGGTTCAGCGGTTCAAGCTGAAACATTTCTGAAAACCATATTCCATCACAAGCAAGTCGGATCAGCTGAGCCAATGCAGGGTCGTTGATTTCCTCGGCTGCTCTTGCTTTAAATTCCGCATAAAAGTCACGCCAAGGGTTCAATAACGATTCATCAAATGACATGGTCGCCAGCATACTTGTACATAGCTGGGTCGTATGTTGGCG
Coding sequences:
- a CDS encoding OsmC family protein produces the protein MARHHFHLQASWPGLRNDVGTIACEQLKTKISIPKEMDGPGIGTNPDEMLLGAAATCYIITLAAMMERSQLEKEDLIMSSEAVVDVTNGVFTYEKIIHRPIITLKASASAQDIELARKLAHKAESSCMISRAVQGNVNISLEETIQVSG
- a CDS encoding DMT family transporter, encoding MKGMLYLTGAILTEVFGSTMLKLSQGFSQLLPSIGVLIGFGCAFTFLSLALKTIELSSAYATWSGVGTALTALVGLVLFNETIHIKGFIGLALVICGVIVLNLSKKQETKDKIDQTEWTP
- a CDS encoding poly-gamma-glutamate hydrolase family protein, with translation MKKFFALLLLLALGWGVYYTMQAQEHDEPVSSGGEDESGSNDMYRNFKELEENESTDHYHITSNPVPGSRLLVMSPHGGRIEGGVSEIVHFFDNDFSTYLFEGLRENASELHITSTNFDEPIGVAQAKAHDYVLAVHGYKGEPGIDHTLVGGTDYDRAEKIVNSLERNGFSAELAVAHATLSGTSNHNINNLTKTGQSVQLEISRSQREALFDSFDFRQRSSTKNETFYRYVRAIRTVLDEEYT
- a CDS encoding S8 family peptidase; translation: MFGFSMVQMVRTHASKLDQPLRETVLHLYKPFKWTPCFLHRFFEGRLKKRKKLRVIIEYKEGVVEAGIQSTKQLMKKSRKTNIKQHFSHIDCCAAELTPAALEELLANGEHIRKIYLDRQVHALLDVATQASHADEVIRNGTTLTGEGITVAVIDTGIYPHEDVDGRIRDFVDLVKQKTKPYDDNGHGTHCAGDVAGDGAASDGFYKGPAPKANLIGVKVLNKQGAGSLSTIIEGVEWCIQFNEDHPDDPIHIISMSLGGNAQRYDNEQDDPMVRAVNAAWDQGIVVCVAAGNSGPNSQTIASPAVSQKVITVGAFDDRNTPESNDDIVAPFSSRGPTVYGETKPDILAPGVNIVSLRSPRSFLDKLDKSSRVDDDYTTLSGTSMATPICAGICALLLEHSPHLTPDEVKTLLKENTGKWSGDDPMIYGAGAIDAKKAIKE
- a CDS encoding DMT family transporter; its protein translation is MILGYLFLAVAIFSEAIGAVMLKLSNGFTRFKPSAIVVAGYTLAFYMLSLTLNIIPLSMSYATWSGVGTVLTAIFGVLFFKETLNQRAVIGMAMLVSGVVLLNLS
- a CDS encoding Rap family tetratricopeptide repeat protein: MAHKIPSSEVGVKINQWYTHICKFEVEQANDMKRLVEEEIHEMEEDQDLLLYYSLMDFRHQMMLQHLTPVHAGSETLQAVSFPKEMEDGEDEMTGLLGYYFHFFHGMYAFIQRRYIEAISYYKHAEHQLILVTDEIEKAEFYYKIAEVYYHMKQTYFSMHYAKKARDIYKKHQLYGKRSIQCDFVMAGNLIDVNQHQKALPYLEKALKVCEAMERQECTSYFKAMALNNLGTCHYSMGTYHTATVFFEQAISLYQKDQASTMINSLFSLALTCFKLGDIQRAGEAIREGINEACLLGDELYQLKFQFLQALYIEKDNCEQLRSALFGLRSKKMFADLEELALDAANYYKERDMYKESSTFFEIVIEARKHIQKGDEMYENEA
- a CDS encoding IS3 family transposase (programmed frameshift), producing the protein MGTRVSYPVEVKQKAVEMRLAGVPMKEILQELNIKNKTQVQTWMRWHKAGDTHRFEQPVGKQYTYGKGPEYSSELERLQAENRYLSQQNEIFKKVQRIGKEVDKETSIKLVEEFRKTMTVQDVCVHLGILRTSYYRWKKELNQNQSKRQLEKQVGTLCRKHKYRYGYRKITAILKMRMRINHKTVQRIMQKNQWQCRVKMKKRKKNGQPYAVAGNILDRNFQSDRPLEKLVTDITYLPYGQKPLYLSSILDLYNGEVIAFNIGDKQDTDFILNTLDQLPALPKNCVLHSDQGSVYTSYEYQKAVHIKGITMSMSRKGTPADNASIESFHSSLKSETFYLNRIDRTTTTIVERTVKEYIYYYNNIRIQTKLNNQSPINYRQLAV